The genome window ATTGTTCATTGTTCATTGTTGAGCAGTTGTCCAAATCTTTGATTTGGGTAACAGCTGCCATATTACAGCCGTCAAAGTTCCCATTGGAACTTTGGTCACGGCGATCATGTAATTGTTCATTATCCGTTGAACCCGCGGTCAAACGCGGCTTTGTTCATTTCCAGGAACTGCGGCTTAACTACCTTCTCCAGGGCAGCCAGCCACTTCTCCTTCGGAATCTCCGTGCACTTGGCAAAGTGTCCCATCAATACAATATTGACCGCCTTGGAGCTTCCCGCTTCCATGGCAGGCGTCAGCGCGTCAAAGTCATCAATGTCAAAGCCTTTGGCCTTCAGGTCTTCCAGCACACCCGTCGGATATTCCGCCGCGCCGGTAATCACCGGCATCGGATCGATCTCCTGGGTATTGACGATGATCTTTCCGCCCTTGCGCAGGCAGCCGGCATACCGGGCTGCCTCCAGCTTTTCAAAGCTGATGATATAGTCGCATTCTCCCTCAGTCACAATCGGGCTGTACACCTTCTCGCCGAAACGCACATAGGTCACGACGCTGCCGCCGCGCTGGCTCATGCCGTGCACTTCGCTGACTTTCACATCATAGCCTTCATCCGTCAGCAGGGTCCCCAGCAGTCTGGAGGCCAGCAGGCTTCCCTGTCCGCCGACGCCGACGATCATTACACTCGTTGTTTTCATTTGTCCATACCCCCGATCGCGCCGAAGGCACACAGCTGTTCGCACACGCCGCAGCCTACACAGAGTGTTTTGTCAATCCTGGCCTTGCCTTCCTTGAAGCTGATGGACGGGCAGCCCATCTTCATGCACTTCTTACAGCCCCGGCACTTATCCGTATCCACCTGAAGAGGTGTTTTGGGCTTCACGTACTTCAGCAGTACGCAGGGCCGGCGGGAAATGATCACAGACGGCTCTTCCACAGCCAGCTCTTCCAGTACCGCTTCCTCACAGGCCTTCAGGTCATAGGGATCCACCACCCGCACCCGGTTGATGCCCAGCGCCTTGCACAGGGCTTCCAGGTTCACCTTCGCAGCGGGATCTCCCTTGATGTTGTAACCCGTGGTGGGGTTCTGCTGGTGTCCGGTCATGCCGGTAATGG of Aristaeella lactis contains these proteins:
- a CDS encoding indolepyruvate oxidoreductase subunit beta, encoding MKTTSVMIVGVGGQGSLLASRLLGTLLTDEGYDVKVSEVHGMSQRGGSVVTYVRFGEKVYSPIVTEGECDYIISFEKLEAARYAGCLRKGGKIIVNTQEIDPMPVITGAAEYPTGVLEDLKAKGFDIDDFDALTPAMEAGSSKAVNIVLMGHFAKCTEIPKEKWLAALEKVVKPQFLEMNKAAFDRGFNG